A single region of the Glycine max cultivar Williams 82 chromosome 20, Glycine_max_v4.0, whole genome shotgun sequence genome encodes:
- the SEOU gene encoding uncharacterized protein LOC100795343 translates to MALVLSKTASNGTTPQQKDQLPNPFELQDSQIRHKVYLTHVNDEKEFDRDVLFTLVSNTLNSASAQLSAAASSVTSFKPDFPTLKWLSCQMITTRGTPECAHQTALRILQQLSGFSWDAKALVAVAAFSLEYGEFLRLDRVQAADQFGNSLKQLNQVQISRRVPADMTDLVTVIGEVLNYINLWAKWSAMDYDIEAVHSLQAAMQEIPLVVYWTIASTVASIGNLVGISEHKLSAYKERLEFIFKKLQFHLENCRVEIGRIQDYCFRNTIRYPKLKDVVELLDILIIPGSDNGTSIPKIFEGGVLIKNGIEVFKQKYVMLFFSSLDNIGDEISLLNSINNGLQENPGEEIKGFKKGDFKILWIPIVDDWKTTREQFNNLKEKIKFYLVEYFEKLPGYDIIVDKFKYEGLPIVSVVNPQGQIMNDNAMQIIFEWGIDAFPFRRSDVYDLNKKWKWFWNLLEKTDDNAKRLGKDNTSYVFIYGGNDSSWVQNFKIAIGKIEKHVINNVDINIEPYQLGESNPDNVPSFWIGLDGKKKNKGCKDKVDCEIQEVVRTLLCLKQDPSGWVVLGRGRNLKILGHAEPMYQTVLDFDKWKSKVLEKETFDVAFKEYYDVVKEKYASLPYDHTSSVLATITCPNPLCGRVMEVTSINYRCCHGSANSCNL, encoded by the exons ATGGCATTGGTACTGTCCAAAACAGCTTCAAATGGCACCACTCCACAGCAGAAAGATCAACTCCCCAACCCTTTTGAGCTTCAAGACTCTCAGATCCGCCACAAGGTTTATCTCACACATGTCAATGATGAAAAAGAGTTCGACAGGGATGTCCTTTTCACCCTTGTGTCCAACACTCTCAACTCTGCCTCTGCTCAACTTTCAGCAGCTGCT TCTTCTGTTACAAGTTTCAAACCAGACTTCCCTACACTTAAGTGGCTTTCTTGTCAG ATGATAACCACACGTGGAACTCCAGAATGTGCACACCAGACAGCACTTAGGATCCTTCAGCAACTGAGTGGCTTCTCGTGGGATGCGAAAGCACTAGTAGCTGTGGCTGCATTCTCTTTGGAATATGGAGAATTTTTACGCCTTGATCGGGTTCAAGCAGCAGACCAATTTGGAAACTCACTGAAGCAGCTGAACCAAGTTCAAATCAGCAGAAGGGTCCCTGCAGATATGACTGATCTGGTCACAGTTATAGGAGAAGTGCTTAATTACATCAATCTGTGGGCAAAATGGTCTGCCATGGATTACGACATAGAGGCTGTGCATTCCTTGCAAGCTGCCATGCAAGAGATCCCTCTTGTTGTATACTGGACAATTGCTTCCACTGTTGCTTCTATTGGCAACCTTGTCGGTATATC GGAGCATAAATTATCAGCATATAAAGAAAGGCttgaattcatttttaaaaagttgCAGTTCCACCTGGAGAATTGCAGAGTGGAAATAG GAAGGATACAAGATTACTGCTTCCGTAACACTATTAGATATCCTAAACTTAAAGATGTGGTAGAGCTGTTGGATATTCTGATTATTCCAGGTTCTGACAATGGAACTTCGATACCCAAAATATTTGAAGGCGGCgtcctaattaaaaat GGTATTGAAGTGTTCAAGCAGAAATATGTGATGCTGTTCTTTTCGAGCCTTGACAACATTGGAGATGAGATATCTCTTTTGAATTCCATCAACAACGGGTTGCAAGAGAACCCAggagaagaaataaaaggttTCAAAAAAGGGGATTTCAAGATTTTATGGATCCCCATTGTGGATGACTGGAAGACTACGAGGGAGCAGTTTAATAATTTGAAGGAAAAGATCAAATTCTACCTTGTGGAGTACTTTGAAAAGTTACCAGGATATGATATAATAGTGGACAAATTTAAATACGAAGGCTTGCCTATAGTGTCTGTGGTCAACCCTCAAGGTCAGATAATGAATGATAATGCAATGCAGATTATTTTTGAATGGGGGATCGACGCCTTTCCTTTTAGGCGAAGTGACGTTTATGATCTcaacaaaaaatggaaatgGTTTTGGAATTTGTTGGAGAAAACCGATGATAATGCAAAG CGCTTGGGGAAGGATAACACTAGTTACGTCTTCATCTATGGAGGTAACGACAGTAGCTGGGTGCAGAACTTCAAGATCGCAATTGGGAAAATTGAGAAGCATGTGATCAACAATGTGGACATCAACATAGAGCCCTATCAGTTGGGGGAGAGTAACCCGGACAATGTTCCTTCATTTTGGATCGGCCTAGatgggaagaagaagaacaagggGTGCAAGGACAAAGTGGACTGTGAAATCCAAGAAGTTGTGAGGACCTTGCTTTGCCTCAAACAAGACCCTTCAGGATGGGTTGTTCTTGGTAGAGGGCGTAACTTGAAGATTCTGGGTCATGCTGAGCCCATGTATCAAACCGTGCTTGATTTTGATAAGTGGAAAAGCAAAGTGCTTGAGAAAGAAACCTTTGATGTGGCCTTCAAAGAATATTATGATGTGGTTAAGGAGAAGTATGCTAGTCTCCCATATGATCATACTTCAAGTGTCCTAGCAACAATAACTTGCCCAAATCCCTTGTGTGGGCGTGTGATGGAGGTTACATCTATTAATTACAGGTGCTGCCATGGTAGTGCAAACAGCTGCAATCTCTGA